A genomic stretch from Oncorhynchus gorbuscha isolate QuinsamMale2020 ecotype Even-year linkage group LG20, OgorEven_v1.0, whole genome shotgun sequence includes:
- the LOC124006766 gene encoding prostaglandin E2 receptor EP4 subtype-like, protein MSGMNNGTMTSGPREPTIPVIMFIFGVVGNVIAIVVLRKSRKEQKETTFYTLVCGLAVTDLLGTLLASPVTIATYVQGKWPGGESLCQYSGFILLFFFLVGLSIICAMSIERYLAINHAYFYNHCVDQRLAALTLAGIYISNVLFCALPAMGLGKVNKQFPGTWCFIDWRTNDSTHAAFSYMYAGVSSFLILATVICNVLVCGALIMMHKRFIRRTSLGTDQGGRIADLRRRRSFQRLAGAEIQMVILLIATSVVVLICSIPLVLRIFVNQLSRIEFDARSTPIEKNPDLHAIRIASVNPILDPWIYILLRKTVLLKLMEKIKCLFCRLGSQGRGSGVSGQFCCGGEDNRNSSIVSLDSPSLVSRELKDVISTSQTFLYLPEGTKGGLGGFRGTGGEGRPSLPAVEHSLLRDQQTPVGKGMQNDPKKGPRISMRSEGTVDPSRLNRVQLDRKDKTLHVTFTDETLNLQEKCI, encoded by the exons ATGTCGGGTATGAATAACGGCACGATGACAAGTGGGCCCCGGGAGCCTACTATCCCGGTGATTATGTTTATATTCGGAGTGGTGGGGAACGTCATCGCCATCGTGGTGCTCCGAAAGTCTCGGAAGGAACAGAAGGAAACCACCTTTTACACCCTGGTGTGCGGGCTTGCAGTGACCGACCTTTTGGGCACGCTACTGGCCAGCCCCGTCACCATCGCCACCTATGTGCAAGGGAAGTGGCCGGGTGGAGAGTCACTGTGTCAGTACTCCGGCTTcatccttctcttcttctttctagTCGGCCTCAGCATTATCTGTGCCATGTCAATAGAGAGATACTTGGCTATAAACCATGCGTATTTCTACAACCATTGCGTGGACCAAAGACTTGCGGCGTTGACGCTTGCGGGCATCTACATTTCTAACGTGCTGTTCTGCGCGCTGCCTGCCATGGGGCTGGGGAAAGTGAATAAACAGTTCCCAGGGACCTGGTGCTTCATCGACTGGCGGACTAATGACTCCACGCACGCCGCCTTCTCCTACATGTACGCCGGGGTGAGCTCCTTTCTTATCCTGGCCACGGTGATATGCAACGTGCTGGTATGCGGGGCGCTGATTATGATGCACAAGCGGTTCATCCGCAGAACATCGCTGGGTACGGACCAGGGAGGACGCATAGCGGACCTGAGGCGCAGACGGAGCTTCCAACGGTTGGCCGGCGCAGAGATCCAGATGGTCATTCTGCTCATCGCTACCTCCGTGGTTGTTCTCATCTGCTCCATACCTTTGGTG cTGCGGATTTTTGTAAACCAGCTGTCCAGGATTGAATTTGATGCCCGTTCAACTCCCATAGAGAAGAACCCAGATCTCCACGCCATCCGAATTGCCTCCGTCAACCCCATCCTCGACCCCTGGATCTACATCCTGCTGAGGAAGACCGTCCTACTGAAGCTGATGGAGAAGATCAAGTGTTTGTTCTGTCGCTTGGGCAGCCAGGGGCGGGGCTCAGGGGTCAGTGGTCAATTCTGCTGCGGAGGTGAAGATAATCGGAATTCGTCCATCGTCTCCCTGGACTCCCCGTCACTGGTGTCCCGCGAGTTGAAGGACGTCATCAGCACCTCGCAGACGTTTCTTTACCTTCCAGAGGGGACTAAAGGGGGGCTGGGGGGGTTTAGAGGGACAGGGGGCGAGGGAAGACCTAGCCTCCCTGCTGTGGAGCACTCCCTGCTCCGGGACCAACAGACACCAGTGGGTAAGGGGATGCAAAACGATCCCAAAAAGGGCCCCAGGATATCAATGAGGTCAGAGGGGACAGTTGACCCTTCACGTCTGAACAGGGTGCAATTGGACCGAAAGGACAAGACTTTGCATGTGACATTTACAGACGAGACACTGAACTTACAGGAGAAATGCATTTGA